Within Chelatococcus sp. HY11, the genomic segment AGGAAATTCCCAGCATCAAGCGCGACGTGGATTCCTTTCAGCCGATCAAAGGCGAGCTCCCGTCGCCGCTGTCCCCGCCGAGCGGATGCCATTTCCATCCACGCTGCGAATTCACCGGACCACGATGCCGCAGCGAAGTGCCGCGCCTCACGACCCTCGTGAATGGGCACCAAGCCGCTTGTCATCTGCTTACGCCTGGCGACGTCACCAAGAAGGAAGCAGCGTGATGACAACAACTGCCCAACTCGCACAGTGGCGAAACAAGGCTGGCGCCAGCTCTTCGCAAATGGCGGCTGCCATGGGCGTCGCAATCGCAACGTATGAAGATCTGGAAGCCGGTACGTTGCCGATCGAGCCCATCCATATTGTGGCTGCCAAGTGGGCGCTGTTGCGCATCTGTGTTGAGAAACATGACGGCGAACTTGCCGCACTGGACACGGAGCTGCTGCAACTCGTTCTGGCTGCGAGCAGACTGATCGGACGTCTCGGTGACACTTGCGGTTAAAGCAGTTGAGCTTTCGGCGGACGCGCGACGTCACGTTGGGATAAAATCAGCGCTGGCCGAACGGATATTCTGCCACGAGACCATTCGTCCTTTGGAAGCATCGATCGCTTGCCCAGACCGTGGCCTCCGCCTGCTCCCGTCACCAACATGGCTCGCCCAAGGCCGCGCAGCGGCTGGTCAGCTGCGGAGCCAATACAACACGCTTAAGCCTGCGCCCAGGCTGGTGGCCAAGCTAGGCAGACGCCTGACGGAGCCGCTCGTCGCGAGCCTGCTTATCGCCGCCGCAATCTCGGGGGCGACGGGCACATCGGGATTTTATCAATCATTTTTGCGATATAGAGAGGGAGGGATATTGGTCGGCTAGAACCACCTTGTTCAGGCTCGTGTACCGTTTAAAGCCGTCGAGAGGTGGAAAATGACAAATCCACAAATCAGGCATGTCGAAGAGAGCGCGCTGAATTCGTTGGCAGAATATTGAGAAATTCCGCAAACAGCTTGATGAAGAGCGCGATGAAGACTAGCACAGATTTCTGCTGGCGCTGATCGACGCAGAGGAAAAGCCTTGTGTATCAAGTTATCCGCGCAAATAAAATGGCAGCTGTCCTTCACGGCGTCCTTGAATTGCTCAGATAGACTAACAGCTCCCCATGCTCTGGGACATATTCTCTAGAAACATATTATCGCAAGCGGTGGAGAGCTCACTCGGGCAAGCCTGCCAGCTTCAGACCCGCATTCAGCTTCTCGGCGTATTCGGGATCGGATATCCGCATGAACTTCATCCAGCCGGCGATGCTAAACTCTGGATGGATGCGCATGACTTCGGCGACTGCGGCTTTGGTCTCTTCTGTGCGGCCGAGATAGGCGTTGACCGCCGCATACAGAGCGCGCGACGGGCGGTGATCCGGCATGCGAAGCATCGCTGGCCGGATCAGTTCGACCGCTTCCATGTAGCGACCCAAGAAGAAATAGGCCTTCCCGAGGAAATAGCCGTAGATAGGCGGATGGAAGGGATCGGCTTTCATGATGCGCTTCATGTAGTGGACGGCTTCGGGTGCTCTGCCGGAATGCGAGAGCAAAAGTCCGAAGCGGAAATCGACGAAGTTCGGATTGGCGATGAAGGCCTTCTCGAACTCGGCGATCCCCTCTCGCGCGCCGTGGCGCCAGTTCAGCACCCAGCCCAAGGTCGCCCGGGCATCGGCCATCGTCCCGTCGAGGTCGACCGCATGACGCGCCAGCGCCTCAGCCCGTTCGAGAACGGCAGGCTGCTGGAACTCGGTGCCGATCGGATGATCGAGTGAGGGGTCGATCCAGGCCCAGAGGAAGGTATTGGCGAGCCCTTGCACTGCCGGCGCATAGTTTGGATCGAGGGCGACCGCCTGCATGTAGAGGGCGCGGGCAGCGGCGATCGTCTCTCCGCGCGTTTCCCGCGGTACGCCGCGCATCAGCGCGCCTGCGCGCAACGTTAGGTCGTAGGCATCCAGCCGTTCCGGCGGCTTACGGGCGGCCCGGTCGAGTTCCGAACGGCTGATGCGGGCGTGAAGCTGCCCGACAAGGCTGCTGATCAACTCGTCCTGCACCGCGAACAGCCCATTCGGGGTTCGGTCGTAATTCTCAGCCCAGAGTTGCCGGCCTGTCGCCGCCTCGATCAGCCGCGCGGTGACACGCAGACGCTCGTCCTGCCGCTGCACCGAACCCTGCACCAGATAACGAGCGCCGAGCTCCCGTCCGATCTCGGGGGACGGCACTTCGATACCGCGATAGCGGGAGGTTGAGTCGCGCGCGATCACGAACAGTGCGTCGAAGCGCGACAAGCTCGCGGTCAGATCGTCGGAAACGCCCTCAGCGAAGTAACTCTGGCGTCCGTCGCCACCCTGATTGGCGAATGGCAGCACCGCAACCACCGGCCGCTCCATCGCCGCGCGGTCAGCGGGCCGTGGCCAACCCACCGCCAATGTAATAGCCAGCAGCAGCGCGATCGCACCGCCAGCAGCGAGCCCCCATGGCCGGCGGCCGGACCAGCCAGACACCTCGACCGTCTGGACCGGATCGCCGATCCCGCCGGGAAGCGCCGCTGGAGCGAGGAGCGAAACTTCGCCCGCGAAGTGATAGCCGCGACGCGGAATGGTCTTAATCAGTTCTTGAGCGGCATCATCGAGTGCCTGCCGGGCGTCGCTGACGCAGCGGGTTAGCGACTCGTCGGTGACGATCACGTCCGGCCAGACAGCCTGCATGATCTCCTCCTTCGGGACCACACGGCCGGCATGCTCGACGAGATGGCAGAGCACATCGAAGCTCTTGGGGCGCAGTGCCACGTGCTCTCCGCTCCGGCGAAGTTGCCGCCGGGTCACATCGAGCGAGAAGGGCCCGAAGCCGAGGACCCTGTGCAGGGGTCTGTCCATCAGAGCTTTCCGCGGCGGCGCGCGAAGGTACGTTCAATTTTCACACTCTTTCAGACGCTTTGCATCTCTTTTCACGACTTCCGCGGCTAAAGGCCTCCACTCTTGTGAAGGCAAGCAACGACACAGAAGCGGAGAGCATCATGTCCACTGCATGTTCGGTAGGTGCCGCATTCGCTGTTGCCGCCGGCCTCACCGCGGTAGCCGCGCCGGGAGCGGCGAAACAAGTCGACGCGTCAGTCTGTCCTGCCGGCTACGATCCGTTGACGGCCTTCTGCCTCGACAAGCGAACGGGCGACATTGTCAACCAGTTCGACATCACCAACAAGGCCGCCGGAGACTGCGAGGGCCGGAGCGAACGGCTCGGCGAACTCTGCTTTGATCCTGTAAGCGGGGACATCGAGAACCCGCGGCGCAAGGAGGCGATCCCATGAGCGTGACTCGTCGTGCCCTGATGTTAGGCTCGGTGGCGGCCTTCGCACTGCCCAGCAGCCGCGGCCTGGCAGAGCAGGATTATCCCAACCGCACGATCCGCATTGTCGTACCCTCCTCAGCCGGTGGCCCCAACGACATTCCGGCCCGCCTCGCCTCCCAGTTCCTGCCAACGCGCTTCGGCCAGTCAGTCTTGGTTGAGAATCGAGCGGGAGCGGGCGGCGCGCTCGGCACGCGCGAGGTTGCGAAGGCCGCTCCCGATGGTTACACACTCCTTTCGGGCGGAGCAGGCATGATGGCGGTGATCCCTGCGCTCTCAGCGAGCGCCGGTTACGATCCAATTCGGGACTTCGCACCAATCGCCAAGTTCATGGAGGCTTTTCAGATCCTGCTGGTCAATCCAGCCTCTCCCTGGCAGACCGTCGCAGAACTCGTCGCGCATGCGAAGGACCATCCCGGTACAGTCAACTATGCCCATGCCGGCATCGCCAGCATCCCGCATCTGGCCGGAGAGATGTTTCGCCTGCGGACGGGAGCGGGCATCATCGGCGTGCCGTTCCGCGGGGGCTCCGAAGCTCTGGTATCGGTGCTCAATAATATCTGCCAGCTGACCTTCGAGAACGTCACCATCGCGCTGCCAATGGTCCGTGAGGGAAAGCTCCGCGCGCTCGCTGTCACGAGCGCCATTCGATCGCCGCTCGCGCCAGAACTGCCGACCATGATCGAGGCTGGCGTGCCAGACTACGAGGTCACGACCTTCTTCGGACTAGAGGCGCCGGCCGGTACATCCCCTGCTATCGTCGCGAAGCTGAACCGCACGATTAACGAGGCGCTTGCCACGCCCGAGCTGCGCGAGGCGATCACGAAGCTCGGTGGGCTCTCCGAGCTTGGCACGCCGGAAGACTTCGGGCGGACAATCGCTGCGCATTTCGCGCGCTGGCAGGAATTGGGAAAGGCAACCGGTATCCGGTTGGATTGAGCGCCGCAAGGGCGCACGGCACTCGATCGAACTCGGCGGCCCCGTCGTCAAGGCAGGCATTATAAACCTGACCGGCGATAACCGCGCCATGATCTACGGGACGATGATCTGGATAGCCGAAAAGCTCAAGAGCGAAGACGGCGGATATGCGCCCGGCGTATGGACAAGCACGAGATTTTTTTACCCCCACCAAAGTATATCCGCCGATGACGCCGCATGATCTGGCCGGATTTTCCAGCGGCGAGACGGAGGATGCTGCATGAACGAACCGGCGGGTTTTAAGCTGCGGGGGGTTTTACGCTGCGGGGGGCGAAACCCAGATGTCTTGACCTGCATCGCCAATCTATCGAAAGACGAGGTGTTCACGCCGCAGTAAATTGCCAACCGGATGCTGGATACGCTGGCGGAGGCGTGGGCAGCGAGGAACGACGATGCGAATATCTGGCGGATGGCAAGGTCCCGTTCCTTGACCGGTCACAAATGCCATATCTCTTGTTGCAGAGTTTCCCGTAGAGCCCTTAAGCTTGATCAAAAAATCATTTCGACGACCATTGCGTTTTTGATATGATGCGTAGAGGTCAATAATTTGAGATCATAATGATAACTGCCGAACTGTTCAAAGTCTCCTCCCGCGTCACCGTTCAGGACAACGTCTACGAACAGTTGCGAAACGCGCTCATGTGGGGAGAATTCGAACCCGGTCAGGCGGTGACGATCGCGTCGCTAGCCAACCAGTTCGGGACAAGCCATATGCCTGTGCGGGAGGCGTTGCGACGGCTTGCGGCGGAAAACGCTCTTGAGATCGCGCATAACGGATCGGCTCGCGTGCCTGCCTTGTCGCGACGGCACCTGGATGATCTTTGCCAGGTGCGCGCCAGCCTTGAGGCGCTTGCCACCGAACTTGCCACGTCGGCCATGACCGACGATTACATCAGCCATTGCCTGGCTATCGCCAAGGAGCATGAAGCTCTTGGGCGGGAAGGCAAAGTTCGCCAGATGCTCCGAAAGAATCAGGAGTTTCATTTCGCAATCTACGAACGTTCCGGCTCAGAGATTCTACCCCAGATGATCGAAGTCCTGTGGCTTCGATACGGTCCCTATATGCGACTGCTGTCCAATCTGGTCGAACAGCAGATCGATGCCGGTGTCATCCATCCTTATTCGATACACCACTACGAAATGATGGACGCCTTCAAAGCCAAGGATGCCAAAAAGGCAGGGCTGCTGATGGTCCAGGATATCGAGGCGACGCAGGGGCTGCTGCAGGCCATGCTTCCGGTATGAGTTCACGTCAGCGGCGTCTCGGCGCCGTGATGGCTGGCTATATGAAGTTGAAGGTGGTGAAATAGCCGTCTTCCGCGCGCTTCAGAATCCGTGCCTTATCAGCTTCCAGCAGGAAGCCGGCTTTGACAAGACCCTCAAGCTTCGCTGCAAGAACCTTTCGCCAGCCGGCTTTGTCCCCGTAGCGCTCCTCCAGCGATGGGCGGCTGTCGGATGCCGAGTTCTGCGTATCCGAACTGGCCTGAAACGGCCAGAACGAGCCGAAGACATTGAAAAGCTCGCCTTCTGCGTAGCCAGCCTTGCGGACTTGCCACCCAGTATGAGTGCCGACCGGTGCGACGACCAGGGGATGCGGAATGCCGCCGATACCATTGCCGTCGCTATCGATCGCGCTGATCCCGACGCTATAGCGAGGGCCGATCTTCGGCGGCATCACGTCGTGGTTAAGAAGGTCCAGTTCATTGATATGTGCCGGAAAGCGGGCGCTGCCGATCTGCGGGAAGATCGCGGCGACTACATCGCGGTCCAGCAGGGTCCCTTTCGCCCGCGTGGGATAAAGGCTCGGCGGCGGAAGCGTGCCGGCCTCGACCCACGCCACGAGCGCGTCGATCAGGGCACGCGTGAGGGCACCATAGGTCAGGGTATTGCCTGCTGCCGAGGCAACTTCCGGCGGCAGTACATAATCCCCATGCGCGACGCTGGATGCGAGATAGACACGGACACTATCGGGAAGCGGCACATCGTTGCCGAGCGCATCGGTCGTCACCAGCGATGACCGGGCGGAAAGATATTCGGACTCCGTATCGAGATGCATGATCTTCGGGCAGACGCCGGCGGCGATGGCGCGGTTCAGAATGCCATCTGCCCTGCCGCTAATCGGATCACGTTGGTCGCCATAGGCAAACGGAAACTGATCGCCCGGAAAGGTATGA encodes:
- a CDS encoding winged helix-turn-helix domain-containing protein encodes the protein MDRPLHRVLGFGPFSLDVTRRQLRRSGEHVALRPKSFDVLCHLVEHAGRVVPKEEIMQAVWPDVIVTDESLTRCVSDARQALDDAAQELIKTIPRRGYHFAGEVSLLAPAALPGGIGDPVQTVEVSGWSGRRPWGLAAGGAIALLLAITLAVGWPRPADRAAMERPVVAVLPFANQGGDGRQSYFAEGVSDDLTASLSRFDALFVIARDSTSRYRGIEVPSPEIGRELGARYLVQGSVQRQDERLRVTARLIEAATGRQLWAENYDRTPNGLFAVQDELISSLVGQLHARISRSELDRAARKPPERLDAYDLTLRAGALMRGVPRETRGETIAAARALYMQAVALDPNYAPAVQGLANTFLWAWIDPSLDHPIGTEFQQPAVLERAEALARHAVDLDGTMADARATLGWVLNWRHGAREGIAEFEKAFIANPNFVDFRFGLLLSHSGRAPEAVHYMKRIMKADPFHPPIYGYFLGKAYFFLGRYMEAVELIRPAMLRMPDHRPSRALYAAVNAYLGRTEETKAAVAEVMRIHPEFSIAGWMKFMRISDPEYAEKLNAGLKLAGLPE
- a CDS encoding tripartite tricarboxylate transporter substrate binding protein is translated as MSVTRRALMLGSVAAFALPSSRGLAEQDYPNRTIRIVVPSSAGGPNDIPARLASQFLPTRFGQSVLVENRAGAGGALGTREVAKAAPDGYTLLSGGAGMMAVIPALSASAGYDPIRDFAPIAKFMEAFQILLVNPASPWQTVAELVAHAKDHPGTVNYAHAGIASIPHLAGEMFRLRTGAGIIGVPFRGGSEALVSVLNNICQLTFENVTIALPMVREGKLRALAVTSAIRSPLAPELPTMIEAGVPDYEVTTFFGLEAPAGTSPAIVAKLNRTINEALATPELREAITKLGGLSELGTPEDFGRTIAAHFARWQELGKATGIRLD
- a CDS encoding conjugal transfer protein TraD is translated as MGSPSLARRKTSGGQSLRISRAGRNWERQPVSGWIERRKGARHSIELGGPVVKAGIINLTGDNRAMIYGTMIWIAEKLKSEDGGYAPGVWTSTRFFYPHQSISADDAA
- a CDS encoding GntR family transcriptional regulator, whose translation is MITAELFKVSSRVTVQDNVYEQLRNALMWGEFEPGQAVTIASLANQFGTSHMPVREALRRLAAENALEIAHNGSARVPALSRRHLDDLCQVRASLEALATELATSAMTDDYISHCLAIAKEHEALGREGKVRQMLRKNQEFHFAIYERSGSEILPQMIEVLWLRYGPYMRLLSNLVEQQIDAGVIHPYSIHHYEMMDAFKAKDAKKAGLLMVQDIEATQGLLQAMLPV